From Pseudoalteromonas sp. R3, one genomic window encodes:
- a CDS encoding IS630 family transposase, producing MRILALAHFFEGKSRYQIAEYLKVSRTSVNKWVKDYLDYGLEGLEDLPRSGRPCKLGGAQLKQLKAYVLDSIDRTEGGRLTLEDIQQYISESFHIEYELSAVHRLLKRQNFSWISSRSIHPKGNQAHQEAFKKLRAGNDPSHPGTPAS from the coding sequence GTGCGTATACTCGCACTGGCTCATTTCTTTGAAGGTAAATCTCGCTATCAGATTGCTGAATACCTGAAGGTCAGTCGTACTAGCGTGAACAAATGGGTCAAAGACTATCTCGATTATGGATTAGAGGGCCTGGAAGACCTGCCTCGCTCGGGCCGTCCTTGCAAACTGGGTGGTGCACAACTGAAGCAGCTTAAAGCATATGTACTCGACTCTATAGACCGCACGGAAGGTGGTCGGCTAACACTAGAAGATATTCAGCAGTATATATCTGAGTCTTTTCACATAGAATACGAGTTATCAGCCGTTCACAGATTGTTGAAAAGACAAAACTTCTCATGGATCAGCAGCCGGTCAATACACCCTAAAGGAAACCAGGCTCACCAAGAAGCTTTTAAAAAACTTCGAGCTGGAAACGATCCTTCACACCCCGGGACACCTGCTTCCTGA
- a CDS encoding IS630 family transposase, whose product MWFQDEARFGQQTSTTKVWAEKGSRPRVVKQQQFEYAYLFGAVCPTTGETEALISPIVNKEVMYSHLEQISQRTQPGRMAVVVMDRAAWHFKDGLVKGLENVVIIRLPPYSPELNPIEQVWSWLRQHNTNFT is encoded by the coding sequence GTGTGGTTTCAGGACGAAGCACGATTTGGTCAGCAAACTTCAACAACAAAAGTTTGGGCTGAAAAAGGCTCACGTCCAAGAGTTGTAAAGCAGCAACAATTCGAATATGCCTATCTATTTGGTGCAGTGTGTCCAACAACTGGTGAAACAGAAGCACTCATCTCACCTATAGTGAATAAAGAAGTCATGTATTCTCACCTGGAGCAAATATCACAAAGGACTCAACCAGGAAGAATGGCTGTGGTCGTCATGGATCGCGCAGCCTGGCACTTCAAAGATGGTTTGGTAAAAGGCCTGGAGAATGTAGTGATCATTAGGCTGCCACCTTATTCGCCAGAGTTAAACCCCATAGAACAAGTGTGGAGTTGGCTCAGACAACATAATACCAATTTCACTTAA
- a CDS encoding glycosyl hydrolase family 18 protein encodes MKYKSLLMALPLLGAMEAALAVDCSSLAEWQAQNVYTKGNSVTYQSVRYTAKWWTQNQNPANNSTTYAVWNKDGNCDATDPVPLVTVTSPSNNASIIIGMPVDLAASVSHPQNVAIERAEFFIDGTLIATDNTAPYSVPWQAQGLGSHQLQVFAVDAAGGRGESSAVNFTVAADDFPPGDPNFKIVGYFPSWQGAVSDIQFDKLTHINYSFLLPNADGTLQPLENLSKMTALVNSAHANNVKVGIAIGGWNGGDDSAFETFAASAQGRATFVREVMAFVELHNLDGVDMDWEYPDPGTSANNYALLMKELSVELRARGKFLTAAVVALGYTGGGVPESVFEDIDFLNLMAYDANNGNHASMQYAKDSIAYWQSRGLSKEKTVLGVPFYARPTWKAYRTLVQENPANACRDTDGSSYYNGIPTIRAKTEYAKLNAGGIMNWELSHDSKGPASLLTAKWEVAKGLTPSYTCQ; translated from the coding sequence ATGAAATATAAAAGCTTATTAATGGCGTTGCCATTGCTTGGGGCGATGGAAGCCGCGCTTGCGGTGGACTGTAGCAGCTTAGCAGAATGGCAAGCTCAGAATGTGTATACCAAAGGGAACTCAGTGACTTATCAGTCTGTGCGTTATACCGCAAAGTGGTGGACTCAGAATCAAAACCCGGCGAATAACTCTACGACTTACGCTGTGTGGAATAAGGATGGTAACTGCGATGCAACTGATCCGGTACCATTAGTAACGGTCACCTCACCGAGCAACAATGCGAGCATTATTATCGGGATGCCGGTCGATCTGGCTGCATCTGTTTCTCATCCGCAGAATGTTGCGATTGAGCGGGCTGAATTCTTTATCGATGGAACGCTGATTGCGACAGACAATACCGCGCCGTATTCTGTACCCTGGCAAGCACAAGGACTAGGTAGCCATCAGTTACAGGTATTTGCAGTCGATGCCGCAGGCGGCAGAGGGGAGTCCAGTGCAGTAAATTTCACAGTCGCTGCCGATGATTTCCCTCCGGGTGATCCTAATTTTAAAATTGTCGGCTACTTCCCAAGCTGGCAGGGGGCTGTCAGTGATATCCAGTTTGATAAACTGACGCATATCAATTACTCATTCTTGTTACCTAACGCAGATGGCACGCTTCAGCCGCTTGAAAATTTGAGCAAAATGACAGCGCTGGTAAATTCTGCGCATGCAAACAATGTAAAAGTTGGCATTGCCATAGGTGGCTGGAATGGTGGCGATGACAGCGCATTCGAAACATTTGCGGCGTCAGCACAGGGCCGCGCGACGTTTGTACGTGAAGTAATGGCCTTTGTAGAGCTGCATAACCTGGATGGTGTAGATATGGATTGGGAATATCCGGATCCTGGCACCTCAGCTAATAACTATGCACTGTTGATGAAGGAGTTAAGCGTAGAATTGCGTGCTCGCGGTAAATTCCTGACTGCTGCGGTTGTCGCATTGGGCTATACGGGCGGTGGTGTACCGGAGTCAGTATTTGAGGATATCGACTTTTTGAACCTGATGGCTTATGACGCAAACAATGGCAATCATGCGTCGATGCAGTATGCCAAAGATTCCATTGCATACTGGCAGAGTCGTGGACTGAGTAAAGAGAAAACGGTGTTGGGTGTGCCGTTTTATGCACGTCCAACCTGGAAGGCATATCGAACACTGGTGCAGGAAAATCCAGCGAACGCCTGTCGGGATACAGATGGCAGCAGCTATTATAACGGTATTCCAACCATTCGGGCGAAAACTGAGTATGCTAAGCTAAATGCAGGCGGTATTATGAACTGGGAGCTGTCTCATGACAGCAAGGGACCGGCTTCATTGCTCACTGCAAAGTGGGAAGTTGCAAAAGGCTTAACCCCCAGTTATACCTGTCAGTAA
- a CDS encoding metal-dependent hydrolase translates to MANFATHFKASVVVSAAASSVILATNLANLNDMLVLFIVGSLAGLLPDLDADKSRSLNSLFSIFALCAAVSLPLAIEFNSLLTIWLSGIGIYLLFMYALKPIFESYTIHRGASHSLLSVVMFAVIAVNMPLFLGKALPFALLCGVMVTLGMLTHLILDECYAVDINNNELKSSFGSALKPVATSAPLASILQLVVVLMGSYLLLPHYEGIPEVIQHWQSKLSNLPLLPDMDTLKQFY, encoded by the coding sequence GTGGCTAATTTTGCAACTCACTTTAAAGCATCGGTGGTGGTGAGCGCCGCCGCTTCCTCCGTTATACTGGCAACCAACCTGGCCAATCTAAACGATATGTTGGTGTTATTTATCGTTGGTTCGCTAGCCGGGCTACTCCCCGACCTTGATGCAGATAAATCTCGATCATTAAATAGTTTGTTTTCTATTTTCGCGCTTTGCGCCGCAGTCAGCCTGCCCCTGGCCATCGAGTTTAATTCATTGCTCACCATTTGGCTTTCTGGAATCGGCATCTATTTGCTTTTCATGTACGCCCTGAAACCGATCTTCGAAAGCTATACCATTCACCGCGGCGCAAGCCACTCACTATTGTCTGTGGTAATGTTTGCCGTTATCGCTGTTAATATGCCGTTATTCTTGGGCAAAGCACTGCCTTTTGCGCTGCTATGCGGTGTAATGGTCACGCTGGGCATGTTGACCCATTTGATCCTGGATGAATGTTACGCAGTAGATATTAACAATAACGAACTGAAATCTTCGTTTGGCAGCGCGCTTAAACCGGTTGCTACCAGTGCGCCGCTAGCATCGATCCTTCAATTAGTCGTAGTGCTGATGGGAAGCTATTTGCTTCTCCCTCATTACGAGGGCATACCTGAAGTTATCCAGCACTGGCAAAGCAAGCTATCTAATCTGCCTTTACTGCCAGATATGGATACGCTAAAACAATTTTACTAA
- a CDS encoding MAPEG family protein gives MWIHIPIFFLVLLYTLLWFTTATLRIRAVYQRKISLADIRFVSKEGFPERIRLLTNSYDNQFQLPVLFICLLLLLHIQGIQSQIWYVYSTVFVAARYWHCYEHILGRNLKMRTLAFALGSITLFVAWFTLLFQAL, from the coding sequence ATGTGGATCCATATCCCTATCTTTTTCTTAGTGTTACTTTACACCTTATTGTGGTTTACCACTGCCACCTTGCGTATTAGAGCAGTCTATCAGCGAAAAATATCTCTGGCAGACATACGCTTTGTCAGCAAAGAAGGCTTCCCTGAGCGGATCAGATTGTTAACCAACAGCTATGACAATCAGTTCCAGCTGCCAGTATTGTTTATTTGTCTGTTACTCCTGCTGCATATTCAGGGAATTCAGAGCCAAATTTGGTATGTGTACAGCACCGTATTTGTTGCAGCGCGATACTGGCATTGCTACGAACACATACTTGGGCGCAATCTGAAAATGCGTACACTGGCTTTTGCCCTTGGCAGTATCACCCTGTTCGTTGCCTGGTTTACCCTGCTCTTCCAAGCGCTTTAA
- a CDS encoding helix-turn-helix domain-containing protein produces MQVVLLCPPKVFASALTGVIDIFNVANQVMGRQFFTWKIAALSSELQVVSSQGLTIQCDVTLKELSEYDAMVWVGAQYSGPVTLWEQCSQVKQALNGLGNALNGCRYHLAGCCGVAYLAATGLLNEHRVTASWWLAPFFAKYFPHIDFKADEIVFRSSNIYTAGAAHSYLHLILTFICDMAGKEVAEQIASWLAIPQKSANQNQFIRLSVLQDHADEQVRAVQSLIDEKLNETLSLKRLAGAVYMSERSLIRRFKQHVGMTPMDYVRLVRLEKSKHLLASSTLSQEQIAYKVGYQDPQALAKQFKKHFQTSMKAFRE; encoded by the coding sequence ATGCAGGTTGTGCTTTTGTGTCCTCCTAAAGTATTCGCCAGTGCATTAACTGGTGTAATAGACATCTTTAACGTGGCCAATCAGGTTATGGGTAGGCAATTTTTCACCTGGAAGATTGCAGCACTGAGCAGCGAGCTTCAGGTTGTCAGTAGCCAGGGATTGACTATCCAATGTGATGTTACTTTGAAGGAGCTAAGTGAATATGATGCGATGGTGTGGGTTGGTGCTCAGTATAGCGGTCCCGTTACTTTATGGGAGCAGTGTAGCCAAGTGAAACAGGCTCTTAACGGGCTTGGTAACGCACTCAATGGTTGCCGTTATCACTTAGCGGGCTGCTGCGGTGTTGCTTATCTGGCAGCGACAGGATTGCTTAACGAACACAGGGTTACGGCAAGTTGGTGGTTAGCGCCATTTTTTGCCAAGTATTTTCCGCATATAGACTTTAAAGCTGATGAAATTGTGTTTCGTAGCAGTAACATTTATACAGCCGGGGCGGCACACAGTTACTTACATCTGATCCTGACCTTTATCTGCGATATGGCAGGAAAAGAGGTCGCGGAGCAAATAGCCTCCTGGCTGGCAATCCCGCAAAAGTCGGCAAATCAAAATCAGTTTATCAGGCTTAGCGTGCTGCAGGATCATGCAGATGAGCAAGTGAGGGCGGTACAATCACTTATCGATGAAAAGCTTAACGAGACCTTGAGTCTGAAACGTCTGGCAGGTGCGGTGTATATGTCAGAGCGTAGTTTGATTCGACGTTTCAAGCAACACGTTGGCATGACGCCCATGGATTACGTTCGCCTGGTTCGGCTTGAGAAATCCAAACACCTGCTGGCTAGTTCCACTTTATCTCAGGAGCAGATAGCGTATAAGGTCGGCTACCAGGATCCGCAAGCACTGGCGAAACAGTTTAAGAAACACTTCCAGACTAGTATGAAGGCGTTTAGAGAATAA
- a CDS encoding DUF1800 domain-containing protein has product MNAHLSLAAFCLTTLVACGGGSSDSGTATDNASSNTMANANSAQQPSDGTGTPSGDNTGDAVEPSGDQGEGGGSEPQNAPPEVEVSIVQPEVVKGASLTLSANVADPQDTSFSYLWKQLTGPPVELGDVTGPTLTVTLPETYQAQGDNYQFSVTVTDAQGAETTTEIEVYASNAMSDIQAATLLHQGTMGPTLEEVNAATGMSEEQWLVDQMALPATYHSPLLENYPDRDTPYQINRIDAWWKATLNADDQLRQRVAFALSEIFVVSDANNGLKGEPEGMLAYYDLLLEHAFGNYRNLLEAVTLSPVMGTYLSHLGNEKADPERNIRPDENYAREVMQLFTIGLEMLNQDGSVKLGEDNQPIATYSQQEITGFARVFTGWTFAFSARWNRPSRNFSLPMQAFPEYHSALEKTLLNDVVIPAGVGPEESMQMALDNLFNHPNVGPFISKQLIQRLITSNPSAQYVERVAEVFNDNGKGIRGDLSAVVRAIYLDDEARRYGSVLTYQGKIKEPLLKGVQMWRTLNAHSEEGNYFTWNLDDRYGQGPMLSPSVFNFFRPDHQPAELSAQGLFAPELQIANDAAMIGTLNQQYGDLIWRMAERHTTLNPSSIYLYGHSDITLLESVGLSALLNRYNVLYFAGNMSDSTRNALIELDEYFSNKSAADRVGQLLFMVSLSPEFNVQY; this is encoded by the coding sequence ATGAATGCACATCTTAGTCTGGCCGCTTTTTGCCTGACAACTCTTGTCGCCTGCGGTGGTGGCTCCTCTGACAGTGGTACCGCCACTGATAACGCTTCATCTAATACGATGGCGAACGCAAACAGCGCCCAGCAACCGTCGGACGGCACAGGCACGCCTTCAGGTGATAACACTGGTGATGCAGTTGAGCCATCTGGCGATCAGGGAGAGGGCGGCGGCTCAGAGCCACAAAATGCGCCCCCTGAGGTAGAAGTCTCTATTGTTCAACCCGAGGTCGTTAAGGGGGCGTCGTTGACTTTATCTGCGAATGTTGCAGACCCTCAAGACACCTCATTTAGTTACCTTTGGAAACAACTTACCGGACCTCCAGTAGAGCTGGGCGACGTTACCGGCCCAACCCTCACAGTGACGTTGCCTGAAACCTATCAGGCTCAAGGTGATAACTATCAATTTTCTGTGACCGTTACGGATGCTCAGGGCGCTGAAACAACAACAGAAATCGAGGTCTACGCCAGCAATGCAATGTCTGATATACAGGCAGCCACGCTACTGCATCAGGGCACTATGGGTCCGACACTTGAAGAAGTGAATGCAGCAACTGGCATGAGTGAAGAGCAGTGGTTAGTTGACCAAATGGCCTTGCCGGCAACGTATCACTCGCCATTACTAGAGAACTATCCAGATAGGGATACCCCGTATCAAATCAACCGCATAGATGCCTGGTGGAAGGCCACTTTAAATGCCGACGATCAGCTCAGACAACGTGTTGCCTTTGCTTTAAGTGAAATATTTGTGGTTTCTGATGCAAACAATGGGCTTAAAGGTGAGCCGGAGGGGATGCTGGCATACTACGATCTGCTGCTTGAGCATGCGTTTGGTAACTACCGCAATTTGCTGGAGGCTGTAACCTTGTCTCCTGTAATGGGGACTTACCTGAGTCATCTGGGTAACGAAAAAGCAGATCCAGAGCGTAATATTCGCCCTGATGAAAACTATGCGCGAGAAGTCATGCAGCTGTTCACCATAGGGCTTGAAATGCTCAACCAGGATGGCTCCGTGAAACTGGGCGAAGATAATCAGCCCATAGCTACCTATTCCCAACAGGAGATCACCGGATTTGCCCGGGTTTTTACGGGCTGGACTTTCGCTTTTTCAGCACGCTGGAATCGCCCGAGCCGAAACTTCTCTCTGCCTATGCAGGCATTTCCGGAATATCACTCCGCACTTGAAAAAACGCTGTTAAATGATGTTGTGATCCCTGCCGGAGTTGGACCTGAAGAGTCTATGCAGATGGCGCTGGATAACTTATTCAACCATCCCAATGTGGGCCCTTTTATCAGCAAGCAACTGATCCAGCGTTTGATCACCTCTAACCCCTCTGCTCAGTATGTTGAACGGGTTGCAGAGGTGTTTAATGACAACGGAAAAGGTATTAGGGGGGACTTGAGCGCGGTGGTCCGCGCAATATACCTCGATGACGAAGCCCGGCGATATGGTTCGGTACTCACCTATCAGGGTAAAATCAAGGAGCCACTGCTAAAAGGTGTTCAGATGTGGCGTACATTAAACGCCCATAGCGAAGAAGGTAACTATTTCACCTGGAACCTCGATGACAGGTATGGCCAGGGTCCGATGTTATCACCATCAGTATTTAACTTTTTCCGGCCTGATCACCAACCAGCAGAGCTCAGCGCCCAGGGGCTATTTGCGCCTGAATTACAGATAGCCAATGATGCAGCTATGATAGGCACTTTAAATCAACAATATGGTGACCTTATCTGGCGAATGGCTGAGCGCCACACTACCTTGAATCCATCATCGATCTACCTGTATGGCCACAGTGATATTACTTTGCTGGAGTCAGTCGGTCTGAGTGCTTTGCTTAATAGGTACAATGTGCTGTATTTTGCCGGCAATATGTCAGATTCGACTCGCAATGCCCTGATTGAACTGGACGAATACTTCAGTAATAAGAGTGCGGCAGACAGAGTTGGACAGCTTTTGTTCATGGTGTCGTTATCACCTGAATTTAATGTGCAGTATTAG
- a CDS encoding DUF1501 domain-containing protein: MNKSRRDFLSLCLKGGMSAAALTSLQLQALSGSIRARSFSDYKALVCVYLYGGNDSMNMLVPLSGEPRTWYEASRQNLAVQGATVLNTTSEFEGGVGLNPALSALQPYFEQQSLAFVGGVGTLITPTSLTQYKAKSVPLPQHLFSHNDQQATWMHGQEKQTLNTGWGARLLERLDQGTVFGSNITIDGANPWQTGSNTSAFALSKSGISKINALRGYEPRVEHVRRVMQTLFSEAAHPLAAAYASRLNGAIDHTLYMNSLLEQAPILTTEFGESGLSAQLAAVAKTISIQSLLGAKRQIFFVSMGGFDTHDDQESTHPALLEGLAQSMGEFQSAMAELNLVEQVTTFTMSDFGRTLTSNGDGTDHGWAGNQLVLGGAVNGGDLHGAMMAQRLDGSEDVGGGRLIPAFSNEQYFAPLARWFGLADSELTELFPNLSHFDAQALSLFKS; encoded by the coding sequence ATGAACAAAAGCAGAAGAGACTTTTTGTCATTGTGCCTGAAAGGCGGCATGTCTGCGGCGGCGCTAACCAGTTTGCAGCTTCAGGCCCTCTCTGGAAGCATCCGGGCGCGCAGTTTTTCTGACTATAAAGCACTGGTGTGCGTGTATCTATATGGTGGCAATGATTCGATGAATATGCTGGTGCCGCTCAGTGGTGAGCCACGCACCTGGTATGAAGCAAGCAGACAAAATCTGGCCGTGCAGGGAGCAACGGTTCTCAATACGACAAGTGAATTCGAAGGTGGCGTGGGGTTAAATCCTGCGCTCAGTGCTTTGCAGCCATACTTCGAACAGCAATCACTTGCTTTCGTAGGTGGGGTCGGTACATTAATTACGCCGACGTCTTTGACACAATACAAAGCTAAAAGCGTTCCACTGCCACAGCATCTATTTTCTCATAATGATCAGCAAGCGACTTGGATGCATGGTCAGGAAAAACAGACTCTGAATACCGGCTGGGGTGCCAGGTTGTTAGAGAGGCTGGATCAAGGGACGGTATTTGGCAGCAATATCACAATTGATGGAGCTAATCCCTGGCAAACAGGTAGCAATACCAGTGCTTTTGCGCTAAGTAAAAGTGGGATCAGTAAAATCAATGCATTGAGAGGCTATGAACCTCGTGTTGAACATGTGCGGCGTGTTATGCAAACCTTGTTTAGTGAGGCGGCACACCCCTTAGCTGCAGCTTATGCAAGCAGGTTGAATGGCGCTATTGATCACACCTTGTATATGAATTCCTTACTTGAGCAGGCACCGATTTTAACCACCGAATTTGGTGAATCTGGCTTGTCTGCGCAACTCGCTGCAGTTGCGAAAACCATCAGCATTCAGTCTCTGCTCGGTGCTAAACGGCAGATTTTCTTCGTATCTATGGGCGGATTTGATACGCACGACGACCAGGAGTCAACCCACCCGGCATTATTAGAAGGATTGGCGCAAAGCATGGGGGAATTTCAAAGTGCAATGGCTGAACTTAATCTGGTGGAGCAGGTGACCACATTTACTATGTCCGATTTTGGACGCACTCTGACCTCCAATGGTGACGGGACAGATCATGGCTGGGCGGGCAACCAACTGGTATTGGGTGGCGCGGTGAATGGAGGCGATTTACACGGAGCTATGATGGCACAGCGACTTGATGGGAGTGAAGATGTTGGTGGAGGGCGTCTGATCCCTGCGTTCAGTAACGAGCAGTATTTTGCGCCGCTTGCACGTTGGTTTGGTCTTGCCGACAGTGAGTTGACAGAACTGTTTCCCAATCTCAGTCATTTTGATGCTCAGGCACTGTCCTTATTTAAGAGTTAG
- a CDS encoding sigma 54-interacting transcriptional regulator: protein MSSVIAQFLNDPRLLLNAVGEGIYGFDLSGNAVFINPAAEKMTGWSADDLLGKKIHQYHHHSYADGTPYPADHCQIYRTMFDGKTRHVTDEVFWRKDGSCFAVEYTSTPVFKDEQVIGAVAIFRDISKQVEAEQALRDALEQVQTLSEQLKEENSYLLAEINEDWQDSGLVGQSHIFQTMLEQIKLVSQTNSTVLVLGENGTGKELVARNLHRLSLRGSQPFVRVNCAAFSPSLLESELFGHEKGAFTGANERRKGRFELAHQGTLFLDEIGELPLEAQSKLLRVLQEQEFERVGGSKTISVDIRVIAATNRDLWQMVEKGEFRMDLYYRLNVFPIKVPALRERLEDIPLLCANMLSRLNARLGKQLRGIAKSSLAKLQAYDWPGNIRELQNILEREAILTTGRTLRLTQALAANTSGVAVAQDLSLEHAQREHIVTVLDLCQWRVAGEQGAATLLGMPESTLRSKMKKLNIQRDREI from the coding sequence ATGTCTTCAGTAATTGCACAATTTTTGAATGATCCCCGCCTGCTGCTTAATGCTGTGGGCGAGGGGATCTATGGATTTGATCTGTCCGGCAATGCGGTTTTTATCAATCCGGCTGCTGAAAAAATGACCGGCTGGTCAGCGGATGATTTACTGGGCAAGAAAATTCATCAGTATCACCACCATAGTTATGCAGACGGCACACCTTATCCAGCTGATCATTGTCAGATTTATCGTACTATGTTTGACGGTAAGACCCGCCATGTCACCGATGAAGTATTCTGGCGAAAAGACGGCAGTTGCTTTGCCGTAGAATATACCTCAACACCGGTTTTTAAAGATGAGCAGGTAATAGGCGCTGTCGCGATATTTCGCGATATATCCAAGCAAGTTGAAGCTGAGCAAGCACTGAGGGACGCACTTGAACAGGTTCAGACACTTTCTGAACAGCTAAAAGAGGAAAATAGCTACCTGCTTGCAGAGATCAATGAAGACTGGCAAGACTCGGGGTTGGTAGGACAAAGCCATATTTTTCAGACCATGCTGGAGCAGATCAAGCTGGTGAGCCAGACTAATAGTACCGTATTAGTCTTGGGTGAAAATGGCACAGGCAAAGAGCTGGTCGCACGCAATTTGCATCGTTTGAGTCTGCGCGGTTCACAGCCCTTTGTGCGGGTTAATTGTGCGGCATTTTCGCCTAGCTTGCTGGAATCGGAATTATTTGGCCATGAAAAAGGCGCTTTCACTGGAGCTAATGAACGTCGTAAGGGGCGTTTTGAATTAGCGCATCAGGGGACATTGTTTTTAGATGAAATTGGTGAATTACCATTGGAAGCGCAAAGTAAGCTACTGAGAGTTCTGCAGGAACAGGAGTTTGAGCGTGTTGGCGGCAGCAAAACGATTTCAGTGGATATTCGCGTCATCGCAGCGACAAACAGAGACTTATGGCAAATGGTCGAGAAAGGTGAGTTCAGGATGGACTTATACTACCGCCTAAATGTGTTTCCAATCAAAGTGCCCGCGCTCAGAGAGCGCCTGGAGGACATTCCTCTATTGTGCGCCAACATGCTATCCAGGCTCAATGCACGTTTGGGCAAGCAACTGCGAGGCATTGCTAAGTCCTCGCTGGCAAAATTACAGGCATATGACTGGCCCGGCAATATCCGTGAATTACAAAATATTCTGGAACGCGAAGCCATTTTAACGACTGGTAGGACACTGAGGCTGACCCAGGCATTGGCAGCAAATACCAGTGGCGTCGCTGTAGCTCAGGATTTATCCCTTGAACATGCTCAACGTGAGCACATAGTTACGGTGCTTGATCTTTGCCAGTGGCGTGTAGCAGGTGAGCAAGGTGCAGCAACCCTGCTTGGTATGCCCGAAAGCACCTTGAGATCAAAAATGAAAAAGCTAAATATTCAAAGGGATCGCGAAATATAA
- a CDS encoding transporter substrate-binding domain-containing protein, with translation MKVYLLLLTCFTLLCHARTDFETVSWITTDFPPYYIYSDRDEGEGRDEQLITLLHTLIGNLVHQRQGFPASRAIYELSHSNSGYCMISLYKTKSRKKYITYTKHYSTLGLAPGLALRKETARVLGLNIKGDVSLVDLVVKHGLTLGVAQSRSYGQVLDQLIARLPPDQIVVRPGWDTLQSLTNMLLKKRVDLVLGYPSEHYYLSKRLGTDNLTQVSLSGVPLLAKGYIGCTNNAAGRKLVQLFDKELTRLVKKDDYKNIMLKWLPDHLKSKLNRHLITETNKLSNEVYIGEDRN, from the coding sequence GTGAAAGTTTATTTACTGCTGTTAACATGTTTTACTCTACTTTGTCATGCACGCACCGATTTCGAGACCGTATCTTGGATCACCACAGATTTCCCGCCCTACTACATCTATTCAGATCGAGACGAAGGCGAAGGCCGGGATGAACAACTGATTACGCTATTACATACTTTGATTGGTAATCTGGTACATCAACGCCAGGGATTTCCCGCAAGCCGCGCTATTTATGAGCTTAGCCACAGTAACTCTGGTTACTGTATGATCTCTTTGTACAAAACCAAGAGCCGGAAAAAGTACATCACCTATACAAAGCACTACTCAACACTGGGTTTGGCTCCTGGCTTAGCGCTTCGCAAGGAAACAGCACGTGTACTGGGTCTAAACATCAAAGGGGATGTATCCCTGGTCGACCTGGTCGTTAAGCATGGGCTTACCCTGGGTGTTGCACAAAGCCGCTCATATGGACAAGTACTGGACCAACTTATAGCTCGATTGCCACCCGACCAGATTGTTGTCAGACCGGGATGGGATACACTGCAAAGCCTGACAAACATGTTGCTAAAAAAGCGCGTTGATTTGGTACTGGGCTACCCAAGCGAACACTACTATCTGAGTAAGCGTCTTGGTACAGATAACCTGACTCAGGTGTCCCTGTCTGGCGTGCCGCTTCTCGCCAAAGGCTATATTGGGTGTACAAACAATGCTGCTGGTAGAAAATTGGTTCAGCTATTTGACAAAGAGCTCACCAGGTTAGTCAAAAAGGATGATTACAAAAACATTATGTTAAAATGGCTGCCGGATCATTTAAAGAGCAAACTGAATAGACACCTCATCACTGAGACAAATAAACTCAGTAATGAGGTGTACATCGGAGAAGACCGAAACTAA